The following are from one region of the Syntrophales bacterium genome:
- the thrC gene encoding threonine synthase encodes MPEALSYYSTNRNLDNQPGIVPFKGTVSFREALLMGQAPDQGLFMPELIPSVPLEQFRNLKGKPYPEAAMLVAQAFLSQEISEERLRRIIDESYNYPLPLENVFARKYVMRLDQGPTASFKDFAARMMARLMSSMRDPGKILNVLVATSGDTGSAVGEAFKGVAGIDVTILYPRNEVSGRQKRQLDTIGSNVRALSMDGKFDDCQNLVKQAFSDPDLESFHLTSANSINFGRILPQIVYYVWAWAQLSREGEPAVFSVPSGNFGNALGCEFARRMGLPVEKLVMPTNENDEFPRFLDTGVYEKVSPSLACISNAMNVGHPSNLARFFELYGGTVDRNGIVHRLPNVEEMRKNIYSVSISDRETRKTIKRVYDQYKVVLEPHGAVGWRGLEIYLEMYGDKPLCVSLETAHPAKFPDEIEKLLGIVPELPQSMKDVDKRTGEPTPLSAAYDDFKKYLTKRLKSEF; translated from the coding sequence ATGCCGGAGGCTTTGAGTTACTACAGCACCAACCGAAATCTTGACAATCAACCGGGGATTGTCCCGTTCAAGGGGACAGTTTCCTTCCGGGAGGCGCTGCTGATGGGACAGGCCCCCGATCAGGGGCTCTTTATGCCGGAGCTTATTCCCTCGGTTCCGCTTGAGCAGTTCAGGAATCTGAAAGGAAAGCCCTACCCGGAGGCGGCCATGCTTGTAGCGCAGGCCTTCCTTTCCCAGGAAATCAGTGAAGAAAGGCTGCGCCGGATAATCGATGAATCCTATAACTACCCGCTTCCCCTGGAAAACGTCTTCGCCCGTAAATACGTCATGCGCCTCGATCAGGGGCCGACTGCCTCCTTCAAGGACTTTGCCGCCCGGATGATGGCCCGCCTGATGAGTTCCATGCGCGATCCCGGCAAAATACTGAACGTTCTGGTCGCCACGTCCGGAGATACGGGAAGCGCTGTGGGCGAGGCTTTTAAGGGAGTTGCGGGAATAGATGTCACTATTCTCTATCCGCGCAATGAGGTCAGCGGCCGACAAAAAAGGCAGTTGGACACGATCGGCAGCAATGTCAGGGCGCTGTCCATGGATGGGAAATTCGACGACTGCCAGAATCTTGTAAAACAGGCCTTCTCCGATCCTGACCTGGAATCATTCCATCTTACCTCTGCAAACTCCATAAACTTCGGCAGGATACTTCCTCAGATCGTCTATTACGTCTGGGCGTGGGCACAGCTTTCACGCGAGGGGGAACCGGCGGTTTTCTCCGTGCCTTCTGGCAACTTCGGCAACGCCCTTGGCTGTGAGTTTGCACGGCGGATGGGTCTTCCTGTCGAAAAACTGGTTATGCCAACCAACGAAAATGACGAATTTCCCCGGTTTTTGGACACGGGCGTTTATGAAAAGGTATCACCTTCACTTGCCTGCATCTCAAACGCAATGAATGTCGGCCATCCCAGCAATCTTGCCCGTTTTTTTGAGTTGTACGGAGGAACCGTGGATCGAAACGGCATTGTGCATCGCCTTCCGAACGTGGAGGAAATGAGAAAAAACATCTATTCGGTCAGCATCTCCGATCGGGAAACCAGAAAGACCATTAAAAGGGTTTATGACCAGTATAAAGTGGTTCTCGAACCGCACGGCGCCGTAGGCTGGCGCGGCTTGGAGATATATCTCGAGATGTACGGCGACAAACCTCTGTGCGTAAGCCTGGAGACTGCCCATCCGGCGAAATTCCCCGATGAAATAGAAAAACTGCTGGGCATTGTTCCCGAGCTTCCCCAGAGCATGAAGGACGTTGACAAAAGAACCGGAGAGCCGACGCCTTTATCCGCGGCCTACGATGATTTCAAAAAATATTTAACAAAACGCCTGAAAAGCGAATTTTGA
- a CDS encoding DUF2442 domain-containing protein — protein sequence MRIVEISPQPNWVLSIVADDGRIGNFDVSPYLEYEAFETLQDHTEFLKVFNGGYFVEWDCGADLSADTIEARWQVVDKAAPQTTA from the coding sequence ATGAGAATAGTAGAAATTTCTCCACAACCCAATTGGGTATTGTCCATCGTTGCAGACGATGGTCGCATTGGCAATTTTGATGTCAGTCCCTATCTGGAGTATGAGGCGTTTGAAACTCTTCAAGATCACACCGAATTTCTGAAGGTTTTCAATGGCGGATACTTTGTTGAATGGGATTGTGGTGCTGATTTATCAGCCGATACCATTGAGGCTCGATGGCAGGTAGTTGACAAAGCAGCCCCCCAGACAACTGCCTAA
- a CDS encoding nucleotidyltransferase domain-containing protein yields MMEKEILRKVKEAVRAIEPDAEIYLYGSRSRRDARSDSDWDFLVLVDGLVDTPRTDRIRHAIYEIEWETGEVLSSIVRNRVDWHGSRYQFIPLRVNIEREGLLI; encoded by the coding sequence ATGATGGAGAAAGAAATATTAAGAAAAGTGAAAGAAGCGGTCCGAGCAATTGAACCGGATGCAGAAATTTACCTGTACGGTTCACGGTCGCGTCGTGATGCAAGGAGCGATTCGGACTGGGATTTCCTTGTTCTTGTTGATGGCCTGGTTGACACTCCCCGGACTGACCGCATCAGGCACGCTATCTATGAAATCGAATGGGAAACCGGCGAGGTACTGAGTTCCATTGTGAGAAACCGCGTGGATTGGCACGGTTCCAGGTATCAATTCATTCCTCTGCGGGTCAATATCGAACGTGAGGGATTGCTGATATGA
- a CDS encoding CYTH domain-containing protein: MAVEIERKFLLINDEWKKLAAGTSYRQGYLCSDNKRTVRVRTAGGRGYLTVKGKTVGTARAEYEYEIALADADEMLENLCDKPLIEKRRYKIPFENHIWEVDEFFGENEGLILAEIELKREDEAFLKPTWIGQEVTGDHRYYNASLSRYPFSRWQP, encoded by the coding sequence ATGGCGGTGGAAATAGAGCGAAAATTTTTGTTGATAAACGATGAATGGAAAAAGCTCGCTGCGGGAACAAGTTACCGTCAAGGCTACCTGTGCAGCGACAACAAACGGACGGTTCGTGTAAGAACCGCCGGTGGCCGGGGATATCTGACAGTGAAGGGAAAAACAGTCGGGACGGCCAGGGCCGAATACGAATACGAGATCGCGCTTGCCGATGCCGATGAAATGCTGGAAAACCTCTGCGACAAGCCGCTCATTGAGAAGCGGCGCTATAAGATTCCGTTTGAAAACCACATTTGGGAGGTGGATGAATTTTTCGGGGAAAATGAAGGGCTGATTTTAGCAGAAATCGAACTGAAAAGAGAGGATGAGGCGTTTTTGAAACCAACCTGGATTGGGCAGGAGGTTACCGGCGATCATCGCTATTATAACGCCAGTCTGAGCAGATATCCATTCAGCAGATGGCAGCCGTAA
- a CDS encoding universal stress protein produces MIIQDILIPIDGSGHARVAVSYGIYLAEKLKANLTGLHVIDLRLLHGPVFTDVSGSGIPSYEEFIPAIENSLNASAETIIEEFRKQCAARGINPRTKKITGIIDDVIIAEGQSRCDWILLAQRGEHFHIDDGALLGSTTQSVVRRSGKPVFVTPGQYREIHSMAIAYDGSAPARKALNLAAELAKLTEWPLTVIIIANDHKWGEETAQKAADYLSPFAIQKKTTVLTGNEEMELLKFTGEGTADLLVMGAYGHNMLRELVLGSITSLIIRKSDIPVLLTR; encoded by the coding sequence ATGATTATCCAGGATATACTGATACCGATTGACGGTTCCGGACACGCCAGGGTTGCCGTTTCGTATGGCATCTATCTTGCCGAAAAGCTAAAAGCCAACCTGACGGGCCTGCATGTCATAGACCTGAGACTTCTTCATGGGCCTGTTTTTACGGATGTATCCGGTTCCGGAATACCATCCTACGAAGAGTTTATCCCCGCCATTGAAAACAGCCTTAATGCCAGTGCCGAAACAATCATCGAGGAGTTCCGGAAACAGTGCGCGGCGAGGGGAATTAATCCCCGGACAAAAAAAATAACCGGGATAATCGACGACGTCATCATTGCGGAAGGTCAGAGCCGTTGCGACTGGATACTTCTCGCCCAGCGCGGGGAGCATTTTCATATTGACGACGGGGCGCTCCTCGGCTCCACCACTCAATCCGTAGTCCGACGTTCCGGAAAACCGGTTTTTGTAACGCCTGGACAATACCGTGAAATACACAGCATGGCCATAGCCTATGACGGCAGCGCCCCTGCCCGGAAGGCCCTGAATCTGGCGGCGGAATTGGCGAAGTTGACCGAATGGCCTCTGACGGTAATCATCATCGCCAATGATCATAAATGGGGAGAGGAAACCGCCCAAAAAGCAGCGGATTATCTGTCGCCTTTCGCAATTCAGAAAAAAACCACGGTCCTTACGGGAAACGAGGAGATGGAACTACTCAAATTCACTGGCGAAGGAACAGCGGATTTGCTGGTCATGGGCGCATACGGACACAACATGCTAAGGGAACTGGTGCTGGGATCAATAACCTCTTTGATTATCCGGAAAAGCGACATCCCCGTCCTTCTGACCCGCTGA
- a CDS encoding sensor domain-containing diguanylate cyclase: MNRKKGKDLQGNVWSEPIGLTVPDFVDLLPDASFMIDCDGKVILWNHAMEEMTGVAATEMLGRGNYEYALPFYASRRPMLIDMVLHPEHDFSNQYYLFTKNDVMLSGEAVVPNLRGMKRHLWGRAMLSRDSHGEIIGAVETLRDITDVKFSLDRLLLETEKYHQAFENIQDVYYEVSLDGTFMEISPSVKNVLGWQREELIGTSIAHLYANPADRDVFLQSITSEGGVYDYEIRLKHQDGSLLNISINARYFPGNDREPPRNIGSMRNITQRKKIEEALRISEERYRTLIENIPVAVNRTTPPPHGRFLMVNPAYLRMFGFSSEAEALMADPAEIYFDPAERKTFAQRIFEWGGLKDYEMRFRKRDGTPLWGAMTAKAVYDKESGKALFFDCIIEDITARKKTEAEILQLAYYDGLTGLPNRSLFLDRLQMAIARSAREKNMVVLMMFDLDLFKDVNDTMGHPAGDKLLKAVAERLLRRLRKSDTIARLGGDEFMVIYTGVSECRQADMLAVKLLNVFSRPFLLGDVPVRITASVGVAVYPEDAGDLDMMLRNVDIALYKAKDDGGNSSRRYSGENELMHKK, from the coding sequence ATGAACAGGAAAAAAGGCAAGGATTTACAAGGGAATGTATGGTCTGAACCTATTGGTTTGACCGTGCCTGATTTTGTTGATCTTCTTCCCGATGCCTCATTCATGATCGACTGCGACGGCAAGGTAATTCTCTGGAACCATGCGATGGAAGAGATGACCGGCGTTGCGGCTACGGAGATGCTGGGTCGCGGGAATTACGAATATGCCCTCCCTTTTTATGCCTCAAGACGACCGATGCTTATTGATATGGTTTTGCACCCTGAACATGATTTTTCTAATCAATATTATTTGTTCACGAAAAATGACGTCATGCTCTCCGGTGAAGCTGTTGTGCCGAATCTCAGGGGGATGAAGCGCCATCTATGGGGAAGGGCGATGCTGTCAAGAGACAGCCACGGGGAGATTATTGGCGCCGTGGAGACACTCCGGGATATTACGGATGTAAAATTTTCGCTTGACCGTTTACTCTTAGAGACCGAGAAATACCACCAAGCATTTGAGAATATTCAGGATGTTTATTACGAAGTGAGCCTCGACGGTACATTCATGGAGATTTCTCCTTCCGTAAAAAATGTCCTGGGATGGCAAAGAGAGGAGCTGATTGGAACATCGATTGCGCATCTTTACGCCAATCCTGCCGATCGGGATGTTTTTCTGCAGAGCATAACCAGCGAAGGCGGGGTCTATGATTATGAGATTCGGTTAAAGCACCAGGATGGTTCATTGCTCAATATTTCCATAAATGCGCGATACTTTCCCGGCAACGATCGCGAACCCCCCCGCAATATCGGCTCCATGCGTAATATCACCCAGCGCAAGAAGATAGAGGAAGCGCTCCGGATCAGTGAAGAGCGGTACCGGACGTTGATTGAGAATATACCCGTCGCGGTAAACCGGACTACGCCGCCGCCGCACGGCCGTTTTCTTATGGTCAATCCCGCATATTTAAGGATGTTTGGTTTTTCCAGCGAGGCTGAGGCGCTGATGGCCGACCCGGCGGAAATATATTTTGATCCCGCGGAAAGGAAAACTTTTGCCCAACGGATTTTTGAATGGGGCGGTTTGAAAGATTATGAGATGCGGTTCCGTAAAAGAGACGGCACCCCCTTGTGGGGAGCGATGACCGCGAAGGCGGTATATGACAAAGAGAGCGGCAAGGCGCTCTTTTTTGACTGCATAATTGAAGATATAACCGCTCGTAAGAAGACCGAGGCGGAGATACTACAACTTGCCTATTACGACGGATTGACCGGGCTTCCCAATCGTTCCCTTTTTCTGGATCGTCTGCAGATGGCCATAGCCCGCTCCGCCCGGGAGAAGAACATGGTCGTTCTGATGATGTTTGATCTGGATCTCTTCAAGGACGTAAACGACACCATGGGGCATCCGGCGGGTGACAAACTGCTGAAGGCAGTGGCCGAACGTCTTTTGCGCCGTCTGCGCAAGAGCGATACAATAGCCCGTCTGGGGGGAGACGAGTTCATGGTCATCTACACCGGCGTCAGTGAGTGCAGACAGGCCGATATGCTGGCCGTAAAGCTTTTGAATGTCTTCAGCAGGCCTTTTTTGTTAGGCGACGTTCCTGTAAGGATTACGGCAAGCGTCGGCGTTGCCGTTTATCCGGAGGACGCGGGCGATCTGGACATGATGCTCCGCAATGTAGATATTGCCTTGTACAAGGCAAAGGATGACGGCGGGAACTCAAGTCGGCGTTATTCAGGTGAAAATGAATTGATGCATAAAAAGTAG
- a CDS encoding orotidine 5'-phosphate decarboxylase: MTKLIVAMDNIGFEQARNKGILSLLAEAREAGMIWGVKINDMLYSGDAAKIIASLKNDFKLATMADVKLHDIPSTMENSINKLVLAGADIITIHCSSNFRPENKGILHYLAGVTALTSFTDLEIRWIYDKTHENIVREFSDIALMNKYEYIVGSVRDMAFVRDNPIKKICTGIRPSWYQDRHDQVRIATVKEAVQIDADYIVVGRPITMSDNIMVSIKRLHSEIQ, translated from the coding sequence ATGACAAAACTAATTGTGGCCATGGATAATATAGGCTTTGAACAGGCAAGGAATAAGGGCATCCTCTCGCTTTTGGCTGAAGCGCGTGAAGCTGGAATGATCTGGGGAGTCAAAATAAACGACATGCTCTACAGCGGTGATGCTGCGAAGATCATCGCCTCGCTCAAAAATGATTTTAAACTGGCAACCATGGCCGATGTCAAACTTCATGACATCCCCTCGACAATGGAAAACAGCATAAACAAGCTTGTCCTGGCGGGCGCTGATATTATCACCATCCATTGTTCCTCAAACTTCCGGCCGGAAAACAAAGGCATCCTCCATTACTTGGCGGGCGTTACCGCATTAACGTCGTTTACCGATCTCGAAATAAGGTGGATTTACGATAAGACGCACGAAAATATCGTCAGAGAGTTCTCCGATATTGCCCTGATGAACAAGTACGAATACATAGTCGGTTCCGTCAGAGACATGGCGTTTGTGCGGGATAATCCCATAAAGAAGATCTGCACGGGAATCAGACCCTCCTGGTATCAGGATCGCCATGATCAGGTGCGCATTGCCACTGTGAAGGAGGCTGTCCAGATAGACGCCGATTACATCGTGGTCGGCCGTCCGATAACCATGTCCGACAATATTATGGTCTCAATAAAACGATTACATTCAGAGATTCAGTAA
- a CDS encoding hydratase — translation MVELMQNQGVLLINGTHAIPYKDWITAEDIKGMGHPIQGETSSLAREEALKKTISYGILLSHNQAKEQNNLKIRFDAMASHDITYVGIIQTARASGLTSFPVPYALTNCHNSLCAVGGTINEDDHIFGLSAARRYGGSFIPPHQAVIHQYVREQLAGCGRMILCSDSHTRYGALGTMGIGEGGPELVKQLLNQTYNIAMPKVVAVLLKGKVRPGVGPQDVALAIIRAVFKNGFVNNRIMEFVGPGIKNLSIDFRNGIDVMTTETTCLSTIWSTDEKVAAYFRMHGRPEEYKKLEPGEVAYYDSLISVDLAAVEPMIALPFHPSNAYTIRELKENLSDILRETEKTAQQQLENPALSYRLLDKIIDGKLKVEQGVIGGCAGGSFENIAWAADLLKNRSIGNGEFSLSFYPASQPILLELTRKGLVDNILKSGATMRTAFCGPCFGAGDVPSNGGLSIRHVTRNFPYREGSHPQDGQVASVALMDARSITATALSGGVLTGADELNFDIHRRKYNFVADVYKNRVYRGFGLPMADSELRFGPNIIDWPKMSALPENLLLQVAAVINDPVTTTDELIPSGETSSYRSNPLKLASFTLSRKDPGYVRRALEVKALEDKRLVFLEDGVMPEELAEAVKPWLTALIPGAKMDDFLRVTGLGSLVFARKPGDGSAREQAASSQRVLGGWANVADEYATKRYRSNLINWGMLPFQTEAGSGIKTTVGDMIFLPAVREEIKNSSDMLKASLLKKDGTVIPITLTVGRLNNEEREILLTGCLINYYARK, via the coding sequence ATGGTTGAGTTAATGCAGAATCAGGGGGTGCTGCTGATAAACGGCACTCATGCAATACCTTATAAAGATTGGATAACTGCTGAAGATATAAAGGGAATGGGTCATCCAATTCAGGGGGAGACATCATCGCTCGCCCGGGAAGAAGCCCTGAAAAAAACGATATCCTATGGCATACTCCTTAGTCATAATCAGGCGAAGGAACAAAATAATCTAAAAATACGCTTTGACGCGATGGCCTCCCATGACATCACCTATGTGGGCATAATCCAGACCGCCCGGGCCAGCGGGCTGACAAGCTTTCCTGTGCCCTACGCGCTTACGAACTGTCACAACAGCCTCTGTGCCGTCGGCGGAACGATAAATGAAGACGACCACATCTTCGGCCTTTCCGCCGCCAGGAGATACGGCGGTTCTTTCATCCCTCCCCACCAGGCGGTCATCCACCAGTACGTCCGGGAGCAACTGGCCGGCTGCGGCAGGATGATCCTCTGTTCGGACAGCCACACCAGATACGGGGCGCTCGGAACAATGGGAATTGGCGAAGGCGGCCCGGAACTGGTGAAGCAGCTTCTGAACCAGACATACAACATCGCCATGCCGAAGGTGGTCGCCGTACTGCTCAAGGGAAAGGTTCGGCCGGGGGTAGGGCCGCAGGACGTAGCGCTGGCGATTATCAGGGCCGTCTTCAAAAATGGTTTTGTTAATAACCGGATTATGGAATTCGTCGGCCCCGGCATCAAGAATCTTTCCATTGATTTCCGCAACGGCATAGACGTCATGACCACGGAAACAACCTGTCTTTCCACCATCTGGAGCACCGACGAAAAGGTGGCCGCTTATTTTCGGATGCATGGCCGCCCCGAGGAATACAAGAAGCTTGAGCCGGGCGAGGTTGCCTATTACGACAGCCTGATCAGCGTCGATCTTGCCGCCGTCGAGCCGATGATCGCCCTGCCCTTTCATCCCAGCAACGCCTACACAATTAGGGAATTAAAGGAGAATCTCTCCGACATCCTGCGGGAAACGGAAAAAACCGCCCAACAGCAGTTAGAAAATCCCGCCCTGTCTTACCGCCTGCTGGACAAGATAATTGATGGAAAGCTGAAGGTTGAACAAGGGGTTATCGGCGGATGCGCGGGCGGAAGCTTCGAGAACATCGCCTGGGCTGCCGACCTGCTGAAAAACCGGTCAATTGGCAATGGCGAGTTTTCGCTGAGTTTCTATCCGGCCAGTCAGCCTATCCTGCTCGAACTCACCCGCAAGGGGCTGGTGGATAATATACTGAAAAGCGGCGCCACGATGAGAACGGCCTTTTGTGGCCCCTGCTTCGGCGCCGGGGATGTTCCGTCCAACGGGGGGCTAAGCATTCGCCACGTAACGCGGAATTTTCCCTACCGGGAAGGTTCTCACCCGCAGGACGGCCAGGTGGCCTCCGTCGCCTTGATGGACGCCCGTTCGATCACGGCGACAGCGCTGAGCGGCGGCGTCCTTACCGGCGCCGATGAATTAAACTTCGATATTCACAGACGCAAATACAATTTCGTCGCGGACGTCTATAAAAACAGGGTTTACCGGGGTTTCGGCCTGCCAATGGCTGATTCCGAGCTCCGCTTTGGCCCCAATATCATCGATTGGCCAAAAATGTCCGCCCTTCCCGAAAATCTTCTGCTGCAGGTCGCCGCGGTAATAAATGATCCGGTAACGACAACGGACGAACTGATTCCCTCCGGGGAAACATCATCCTATCGCTCCAACCCGCTAAAACTTGCCTCCTTTACCTTGTCGAGAAAGGATCCCGGCTATGTAAGGCGCGCACTTGAGGTGAAGGCGCTTGAAGACAAAAGACTGGTCTTTCTGGAAGACGGTGTAATGCCGGAAGAGCTGGCGGAAGCGGTAAAGCCGTGGCTCACGGCTTTAATCCCCGGCGCGAAGATGGATGACTTTCTCCGGGTTACAGGCTTGGGAAGCCTTGTTTTTGCCCGGAAACCCGGCGACGGCTCCGCGCGGGAACAGGCCGCCTCCTCCCAGAGGGTTCTGGGCGGCTGGGCAAACGTGGCTGACGAATACGCCACCAAAAGGTACAGAAGCAATCTTATCAACTGGGGGATGCTGCCGTTTCAAACCGAGGCAGGAAGCGGCATAAAAACGACTGTTGGGGATATGATTTTTCTCCCTGCCGTGCGTGAGGAAATTAAAAACAGTTCCGATATGTTAAAAGCATCACTCCTGAAGAAAGACGGCACGGTGATTCCGATAACGCTGACCGTCGGCCGGCTGAATAACGAGGAGCGGGAGATCCTGCTTACCGGATGCCTGATCAACTATTACGCCCGAAAGTGA
- a CDS encoding HEPN domain-containing protein: protein MNDSQNELIRYRLARAEETLDEARLLAQGYHWNAAVNRLYYACFYAVLALLSQSDLSSSKHSGVRSLFTVHFVKTGKLPKEMARTYNDLFERRQEGDYDDYVIFSAEDVQSWIGTAESFVKVIKGLIHENSTENANDRQ, encoded by the coding sequence ATGAACGATTCTCAAAATGAGCTTATTCGATATCGTCTTGCCAGAGCTGAAGAAACATTGGATGAGGCGCGTCTTCTTGCTCAAGGATATCACTGGAATGCTGCGGTAAATCGTCTTTATTATGCATGTTTTTACGCAGTCCTGGCATTGCTCTCCCAAAGCGATCTATCATCTTCGAAACATTCAGGGGTCAGATCATTATTCACTGTTCATTTCGTCAAAACAGGCAAATTGCCGAAAGAAATGGCCCGGACCTACAATGATCTCTTTGAACGTCGTCAAGAGGGCGATTATGACGACTATGTTATTTTCAGCGCCGAAGATGTTCAGTCATGGATCGGCACGGCGGAGTCGTTTGTCAAGGTTATCAAAGGGTTGATCCATGAAAATTCGACAGAAAATGCAAATGACAGGCAATAA
- a CDS encoding DUF4160 domain-containing protein yields the protein MNENIKQYFDLTTLPPNKHKLVVAWIEIHQENLLADWNLAVNGKNPFPIKGLDQ from the coding sequence GTGAATGAAAATATCAAACAGTATTTTGATCTTACAACACTGCCGCCGAACAAACACAAGCTGGTCGTCGCTTGGATCGAAATTCATCAAGAAAATTTGCTTGCCGACTGGAACTTGGCTGTAAACGGCAAGAACCCTTTTCCAATCAAAGGACTTGATCAATGA
- a CDS encoding flavin reductase family protein yields MDKPQKGEKTSWKPGNVLYPAPPVLVSCGGFRDWKENLITIAWAGNVCSDPPMLSISVRPERYSYEIIRTTGEFVVNVPSLKLARAVDWCGVVSGRDEDKFAGAGLTSQRALKVRAPIVSECPINIECIVKKSMELGSHTLFIAEVVAVQVSAGLIDGKGKFHIEKSGLLSFVHGQYFALGRRLGGFGFSVRKGSRKAKT; encoded by the coding sequence ATGGACAAACCACAAAAGGGGGAAAAGACCAGTTGGAAACCGGGCAACGTCCTTTACCCGGCGCCGCCGGTTCTGGTAAGCTGCGGAGGGTTTCGGGACTGGAAAGAGAACCTGATAACCATCGCCTGGGCAGGCAATGTCTGCAGCGATCCGCCCATGCTGTCGATTTCCGTTCGTCCCGAAAGATACTCCTATGAGATTATCCGCACTACCGGCGAATTTGTGGTCAATGTGCCCTCATTGAAACTTGCCAGGGCGGTGGACTGGTGCGGCGTTGTTTCCGGGCGGGACGAAGACAAGTTTGCCGGCGCCGGGTTAACGTCCCAACGGGCGCTGAAGGTACGGGCGCCGATAGTCAGCGAATGTCCGATCAACATCGAATGTATCGTAAAGAAATCGATGGAGCTTGGTTCGCATACGCTGTTCATAGCAGAGGTGGTCGCCGTCCAGGTTTCAGCCGGCCTGATTGACGGAAAGGGTAAGTTTCATATAGAGAAAAGCGGTCTGTTGTCCTTTGTTCATGGCCAGTATTTTGCGCTGGGGCGTCGTCTGGGCGGCTTTGGCTTTTCCGTGCGCAAAGGCAGTCGTAAAGCCAAAACATGA
- a CDS encoding pyridoxal phosphate-dependent aminotransferase, translating to MTVAKKIQGFMTAGSFIRKMFEEGARLKQKYGEENVFDFSLGNPNLEAPAAFKKRLRDIASSEGLGMHMYMQNAGYPETRAAVAKELNAAQGVSLSAEEIIMTCGAGGALNVILKTILDPGEEVISPAPFFMEYRFYVDNAGGALRIVPTRDDFSLDLDAIREAINEKTRAVLLNSPNNPTGKIYDESSIRALAEILRQSRAKYNQEIFLISDEPYREIVYDGNRASSILAAYNSSFIATSYSKSLSVPGERIGYIAVNPAIDDLKEVIGGLVLCNRILGFVNAPALMQRIIAGLEGVKIDVESYRRKRDLLCDGLSAAGYALRKPEGTFYLFLKTPIADDVRFADLLREKRILVVPGSGFYGPGHIRIAYCVEDSTITGAMEGFREALAEIR from the coding sequence ATGACCGTAGCAAAAAAAATACAGGGATTTATGACGGCGGGCTCCTTTATTCGCAAGATGTTTGAGGAGGGAGCTCGGCTGAAGCAGAAATATGGGGAGGAAAATGTCTTCGATTTCAGTCTTGGCAATCCGAATCTGGAGGCGCCGGCAGCTTTCAAAAAAAGACTCCGTGATATTGCCTCTTCGGAAGGCTTGGGAATGCATATGTATATGCAGAATGCCGGTTATCCCGAGACACGCGCGGCCGTTGCGAAGGAACTTAATGCAGCTCAGGGGGTAAGTCTTTCAGCCGAGGAAATTATCATGACCTGTGGCGCCGGCGGGGCCTTGAATGTTATTCTGAAAACAATCCTCGATCCGGGCGAGGAGGTTATCAGCCCCGCGCCGTTTTTTATGGAGTACCGCTTTTATGTTGATAACGCCGGCGGCGCCCTGCGCATCGTGCCGACACGGGATGATTTTTCTCTGGATCTCGACGCGATCCGGGAGGCAATAAACGAAAAAACCCGAGCCGTTTTACTCAATTCGCCCAACAATCCCACCGGAAAGATTTACGATGAATCGTCTATCCGGGCGCTGGCGGAGATTCTGAGGCAAAGCAGGGCTAAGTACAATCAGGAAATCTTTCTCATTTCCGATGAACCATACCGGGAAATCGTCTATGACGGAAACAGGGCGTCCAGCATCCTGGCCGCCTACAACTCCAGCTTTATCGCCACCTCTTATTCAAAGAGCCTTTCCGTCCCTGGGGAGCGGATCGGCTATATCGCGGTGAATCCGGCAATAGATGATCTCAAGGAGGTCATCGGAGGGCTTGTTCTTTGCAACCGGATTCTCGGTTTCGTCAATGCCCCCGCCCTTATGCAGCGCATTATCGCCGGGCTGGAAGGGGTGAAGATTGATGTGGAGTCATACAGGCGCAAGCGAGATCTCCTCTGCGACGGCCTTTCTGCTGCCGGATATGCTTTGCGCAAACCGGAAGGGACGTTCTACCTTTTTCTCAAAACGCCGATTGCCGATGATGTCCGTTTCGCCGATCTCCTTCGTGAGAAAAGAATCCTCGTTGTTCCCGGAAGCGGTTTCTACGGCCCCGGACATATCCGGATTGCCTATTGTGTGGAAGACTCAACAATTACAGGAGCTATGGAAGGATTCCGGGAAGCGCTGGCAGAGATTCGCTGA